In a single window of the Nocardioides massiliensis genome:
- a CDS encoding fumarate hydratase, producing the protein MSTAPEFRYSDLLPIGEDPTPYRLLTTEGVRTIDVGGRPFLQVDPEVLRMLTAEAMHDIAHFLRPAHLAQLRRIIDDPEASGNDRFVAIDLLKNVNISAGGVLPMCQDTGTAIVMGKKSEGVLTGADDAEWISRGVHDAYTKLNLRYSQLAPLTMWEEKNTGSNLPAQIELYSTPAAEDPAYKFLFMAKGGGSANKSFLYQETKAVLNPQRMLEFLDEKIRSLGTAACPPYHLAVVVGGTSAEHALKTAKLASAHYLDHLPTEGSMSGHGFRDLDLEQQVFELTQNFGIGAQFGGKYFCHDVRVVRLPRHGASCPVAIAVSCSADRQALAKITAEGVFLEELDRDPAKYLPDTTDEKLQVSGSDDVVRIDLNRPMPEILAELSKHPVKTRLSLTGPLVVARDIAHAKIKERLDAGEEMPQYLKDHPVYYAGPAKTPEGYASGSFGPTTAGRMDSYVDQFQAAGGSMVMLAKGNRSVQVTRACQTHGGFYLGSIGGPAARLAQDCIKSVDVLEYAELGMEAVWKIEVEDFPAFIVVDDKGNDFFAETQKPIALTVRTRSAEKV; encoded by the coding sequence ATGAGCACCGCCCCCGAGTTCCGCTACTCCGACCTGCTCCCGATCGGCGAGGACCCCACGCCCTACCGGTTGCTGACCACCGAGGGTGTTCGCACCATCGACGTGGGCGGCCGGCCGTTCCTCCAGGTCGACCCGGAGGTCCTGCGGATGCTCACCGCCGAGGCGATGCACGACATCGCCCACTTTCTGCGCCCGGCCCACCTCGCGCAGCTGCGGCGGATCATCGACGACCCGGAGGCCTCGGGCAACGACCGCTTCGTCGCGATCGACCTGCTCAAGAACGTCAACATCTCCGCCGGTGGCGTGCTGCCGATGTGCCAGGACACCGGCACGGCGATCGTCATGGGCAAGAAGTCCGAGGGCGTGCTCACCGGCGCCGACGACGCCGAGTGGATCAGCCGCGGTGTGCACGATGCCTACACCAAGCTCAACCTGCGCTACTCCCAACTCGCGCCGCTGACGATGTGGGAGGAGAAGAACACCGGCTCCAACCTGCCGGCGCAGATCGAGCTCTACTCGACCCCGGCGGCCGAGGACCCGGCCTACAAGTTCCTCTTCATGGCCAAGGGCGGGGGCTCGGCCAACAAGTCCTTCCTCTACCAGGAGACGAAGGCCGTCCTGAACCCGCAGCGGATGCTGGAGTTCCTCGACGAGAAGATCCGCTCGCTCGGCACGGCCGCGTGTCCGCCGTACCACCTCGCGGTGGTCGTGGGCGGCACGTCGGCCGAGCACGCCCTGAAGACCGCCAAGCTGGCCTCGGCGCACTACCTCGATCATCTGCCCACCGAGGGCTCGATGAGCGGGCACGGCTTCCGCGACCTCGACCTCGAGCAGCAGGTCTTCGAGCTGACGCAGAACTTCGGCATCGGTGCGCAGTTCGGCGGCAAGTACTTCTGCCACGACGTCCGCGTGGTCCGCCTGCCGCGCCACGGAGCGTCCTGCCCGGTCGCGATCGCGGTGTCGTGCTCGGCCGACCGCCAGGCACTGGCCAAGATCACCGCCGAGGGCGTCTTCCTCGAAGAGCTCGACCGCGACCCGGCGAAGTACCTGCCCGACACCACCGACGAGAAGCTCCAGGTCTCCGGCTCCGACGACGTCGTGCGGATCGACCTCAACCGGCCGATGCCGGAGATCCTCGCCGAGCTGTCGAAGCACCCGGTCAAGACGCGGCTGTCGCTGACCGGGCCGCTGGTCGTGGCGCGCGACATCGCGCACGCCAAGATCAAGGAGCGCCTCGACGCCGGCGAGGAGATGCCGCAGTACCTCAAGGACCATCCCGTGTACTACGCCGGTCCGGCCAAGACGCCCGAGGGCTACGCGTCCGGCTCGTTCGGTCCGACCACGGCGGGCCGGATGGACTCCTACGTCGACCAGTTCCAGGCGGCCGGCGGCTCGATGGTGATGCTGGCCAAGGGCAACCGCTCGGTGCAGGTCACCCGCGCGTGCCAGACCCACGGCGGTTTCTACCTCGGCTCCATCGGTGGCCCCGCCGCCCGCCTCGCGCAGGACTGCATCAAGTCCGTCGACGTGCTGGAGTACGCCGAGCTCGGCATGGAGGCGGTCTGGAAGATCGAGGTCGAGGACTTCCCCGCCTTCATCGTCGTCGACGACAAGGGCAACGACTTCTTCGCCGAGACCCAGAAGCCGATCGCGCTCACCGTCCGCACCCGCTCCGCGGAGAAGGTCTGA
- a CDS encoding alpha/beta fold hydrolase, with amino-acid sequence MSPASGPVPASAELVAPLSTGVDLCYQSYGDPDGDPLLLVMGLGGPMNWWSAELCEQLADRGFHVVRYDNRDTGRSTVLTQKVTRAMLVRAFLGRRVRAPYGIGDLASDAVALMDHLGWDSAHVAGVSMGGMIAQTVAVQHPRRVRSLTSIMSTTGRRTVGWQDPRLLPVLIAPRRAGEEAYVEGTVRMDRLIGSPGFPADPEVSRAMARETYARGIHNDGVLRHMLAVLTQSDRTSQLRSLRIPAAVIHGLSDRMIHPTGGRATAHAIPHAELVTIEGMGHDLPPELYDTFVDVIRRTADRA; translated from the coding sequence ATGTCCCCCGCATCCGGACCGGTCCCGGCGTCCGCCGAGCTGGTCGCGCCCCTGAGCACGGGCGTCGACCTGTGCTACCAGAGCTACGGCGACCCGGACGGCGACCCGCTGCTGCTCGTCATGGGGCTGGGTGGCCCGATGAACTGGTGGTCCGCCGAGCTGTGCGAGCAGCTGGCCGACCGCGGCTTCCACGTGGTGCGCTACGACAACCGCGACACGGGCCGTTCGACCGTGCTGACGCAGAAGGTGACCCGCGCGATGCTGGTGCGGGCGTTCCTGGGGCGCCGGGTGCGTGCGCCGTACGGCATCGGGGATCTGGCGTCCGACGCGGTCGCGCTCATGGACCACCTCGGGTGGGACTCCGCCCACGTCGCGGGCGTCTCCATGGGCGGCATGATCGCCCAGACGGTCGCCGTTCAGCACCCCCGCCGCGTGCGCAGCCTGACCTCGATCATGTCGACCACCGGGCGCCGGACGGTCGGTTGGCAGGACCCGCGGTTGCTCCCGGTGCTGATCGCCCCGCGCAGGGCGGGCGAGGAGGCGTACGTCGAGGGCACGGTGCGCATGGACCGGCTGATCGGCTCGCCCGGCTTCCCCGCCGACCCCGAGGTGTCCCGCGCGATGGCGCGCGAGACCTACGCCCGCGGGATCCACAACGACGGGGTGCTGCGGCACATGCTCGCCGTGCTCACCCAGTCCGACCGCACCTCCCAGCTGCGCTCGCTGCGCATTCCGGCCGCGGTCATCCACGGCCTGTCCGACCGGATGATCCACCCCACGGGCGGGCGCGCGACGGCCCACGCCATCCCGCACGCCGAGCTCGTGACCATCGAGGGCATGGGCCACGACCTGCCGCCGGAGCTCTACGACACGTTCGTCGACGTCATCCGGCGTACGGCGGACCGGGCCTGA
- a CDS encoding DUF1707 SHOCT-like domain-containing protein, whose protein sequence is MSGPLEPHPANLRISDADRHAVSEALRDAAAEGRIDLEELEERLEQTYAAKTYGDLVPITADLPGPDAVSLPVVRPGSAPRQRATGLEPSYNSSFSMMGEVTRKGVWLMPETHNAVAIMAGATIDLREAVFAEREVVINATSIMAGIDIYVNAHTRVIVEGVGIMGDFSEARDKVPAELTADSPTVRVKGMALMGAVTVQRRPMPGEKKQRRLGKPR, encoded by the coding sequence ATGTCCGGCCCGCTCGAACCCCATCCCGCGAACCTCCGCATCTCCGACGCGGACCGGCACGCCGTCTCCGAAGCACTGCGCGACGCGGCTGCCGAGGGCCGGATCGACCTCGAGGAGCTCGAGGAGCGGCTGGAGCAGACCTACGCCGCCAAGACGTACGGCGACCTGGTCCCGATCACCGCCGATCTGCCGGGTCCCGACGCGGTGAGCCTGCCGGTGGTCCGGCCCGGGAGCGCCCCGCGTCAGCGGGCGACCGGCTTGGAGCCCTCCTACAACTCGTCGTTCTCGATGATGGGCGAGGTCACGCGCAAGGGTGTCTGGCTGATGCCGGAGACCCACAACGCGGTCGCGATCATGGCCGGCGCGACGATCGACCTGCGCGAGGCGGTCTTCGCCGAGCGTGAGGTCGTCATCAACGCCACCTCGATCATGGCCGGCATCGACATCTACGTGAACGCCCACACCCGCGTGATCGTCGAAGGCGTCGGCATCATGGGTGACTTCTCGGAGGCCCGGGACAAGGTGCCGGCGGAGCTCACGGCCGACTCACCGACCGTGCGGGTGAAGGGCATGGCGCTGATGGGAGCGGTCACCGTCCAGCGTCGGCCGATGCCGGGCGAGAAGAAGCAGCGCCGTCTCGGGAAGCCCCGCTGA